A single window of Acetobacteraceae bacterium DNA harbors:
- a CDS encoding NAD(+) synthase produces the protein MPKDCFHSIYHQGFCRVAAAHHPIRLGAPKENAKLVANIMRQCDKKQVAVTVFPELSLTGYSLEDLFFQRPILDEALEALKILVHASKDWYSVGVVGLPICHNQTLYNCAAIFHKGILLGLVPKTHILSEGEFYEARHFASGQNVQQQQISLWGKTYPFGTDLLFQAKDFPDLCFGVEICQDLWVPNSPGIAQIEAGALIIANLSASPGLIGRKKDRHLLCASYAKRLMTGYIYAASGWGESTNDLVWDGQMMIYEAGEMLGDIASSLPDSPELLIRDIDLQALRAKRLRSNYFRQLPPRKTKDKFTFIAFHLSPISEDIGFERNISPFPFHFQKESMAENTLEVLEYQAVGLAKRLQASKASKMVIGVSGGLDSALALLVCHRSAEILNWSFDKIIACSLTGYGTSKTSEDLGAQLMKSLQVEIKNIDIRPICQKIFQSLDHPAKDFPLQGNISPNEMRNSLDLTFENVQAGIRTDLLFRLAGQQNALVIGTGDLSELALGWCTYGVGDQMAHYNVNAGIPKTLIQQIVCYFSNKDALKTYPSALREILAKIAERPISPELLPSDNPNTLQSTESAIGPYALQDFILWHVLKYGAGPKRIAFLLQKAWGKHSTENSHSYEAKELLKWLEIFGKRFFNFSQFKRSAMPNGPKILPDIGLSPRGDWRAPSDLEERIWTSEIESIKKMFCAF, from the coding sequence ATGCCTAAAGATTGCTTCCATTCTATTTATCATCAAGGATTTTGCCGTGTTGCGGCGGCTCACCATCCCATTCGCTTAGGTGCGCCTAAGGAGAATGCCAAGCTGGTGGCAAATATCATGCGGCAATGTGACAAAAAACAGGTTGCTGTCACCGTCTTTCCGGAATTATCATTGACAGGCTATAGTCTTGAAGATCTTTTTTTTCAGCGCCCCATTCTTGATGAAGCGCTAGAAGCGCTTAAAATTCTTGTTCACGCCTCTAAGGATTGGTATTCTGTTGGCGTTGTCGGTCTCCCCATTTGCCATAACCAGACCCTCTATAATTGCGCCGCCATTTTTCATAAAGGAATACTTCTAGGACTTGTCCCTAAAACGCATATCCTCTCGGAAGGCGAATTTTATGAGGCGCGCCATTTTGCCTCTGGCCAAAATGTTCAACAGCAGCAAATTTCTCTCTGGGGAAAAACATATCCTTTTGGAACAGATCTACTTTTTCAAGCAAAAGACTTTCCTGATTTGTGCTTTGGTGTCGAAATCTGTCAAGATCTTTGGGTTCCAAACTCCCCTGGTATTGCGCAAATCGAGGCTGGAGCCTTAATCATTGCGAATCTTTCTGCTTCTCCTGGACTGATCGGACGTAAAAAAGATCGTCATCTTTTATGTGCCTCTTACGCAAAACGTCTTATGACAGGTTATATCTATGCCGCCTCTGGCTGGGGAGAATCTACCAACGATCTTGTATGGGACGGTCAGATGATGATTTATGAAGCCGGAGAAATGCTTGGCGATATAGCCTCTTCCCTTCCAGATTCTCCAGAGCTCCTCATCCGTGACATTGATCTGCAAGCGCTACGGGCAAAACGTCTTAGGTCCAACTATTTTCGTCAGCTCCCTCCCCGTAAGACGAAAGATAAATTTACTTTCATTGCATTTCATCTTTCCCCCATTTCCGAAGATATTGGTTTTGAAAGAAATATTTCGCCCTTTCCTTTCCATTTTCAAAAAGAAAGCATGGCAGAAAATACCCTTGAGGTCTTAGAATACCAAGCAGTTGGTCTCGCTAAGCGCCTTCAAGCCAGCAAAGCTTCCAAAATGGTTATCGGTGTCTCAGGCGGTCTTGACAGTGCCTTAGCGCTTCTAGTCTGCCATCGTTCAGCAGAGATTTTAAACTGGTCTTTCGATAAAATTATCGCTTGCTCGCTTACTGGTTATGGGACTTCCAAAACCAGCGAAGATCTTGGCGCACAACTTATGAAGAGCCTGCAAGTTGAGATAAAAAATATTGATATCCGCCCCATTTGTCAGAAAATCTTTCAAAGCTTGGATCATCCTGCAAAAGATTTTCCTCTTCAGGGCAACATATCTCCAAATGAGATGAGGAATAGCCTAGATCTTACCTTTGAAAATGTGCAAGCAGGTATTAGAACAGATCTTCTTTTCCGTTTAGCCGGACAGCAGAATGCGCTTGTCATCGGCACAGGTGATTTGTCTGAACTCGCCTTAGGCTGGTGTACTTATGGTGTTGGGGATCAAATGGCACATTACAATGTGAATGCGGGTATTCCAAAAACCCTTATTCAACAAATTGTTTGCTATTTTTCAAATAAAGATGCCCTAAAAACCTATCCTTCTGCGCTTCGAGAAATTTTAGCAAAAATTGCAGAACGTCCTATTTCACCGGAACTCCTGCCAAGTGATAACCCAAATACGCTTCAAAGCACAGAATCCGCCATCGGACCTTACGCATTGCAAGATTTCATTCTATGGCATGTTTTAAAATATGGTGCAGGCCCGAAACGTATCGCTTTTCTTCTCCAAAAAGCCTGGGGAAAACACAGCACAGAAAACAGCCATTCCTACGAGGCAAAAGAACTCTTAAAATGGCTTGAAATCTTTGGGAAACGCTTTTTCAATTTCAGTCAATTTAAACGAAGCGCAATGCCAAATGGACCGAAAATACTGCCTGATATTGGCCTCTCGCCACGAGGAGACTGGCGTGCGCCAAGTGATTTAGAAGAAAGAATCTGGACATCTGAGATAGAAAGTATTAAGAAGATGTTCTGTGCATTCTAG
- a CDS encoding disulfide bond formation protein B: MTFSFKPLSSPFFLGIFFLLAGIFAFGTAQFLQHVLYLVPCELCYLERKPWIVLSLTGLLILFFKDRGFPFFVTLGCLTLVASLGLGFLHIGVEQGWWESPFASCSAQTSLYTHTHLNLIKDLPDLPAKPCDTPDYLFGLPLTLWGFIYSLLTLLGTFLLIFAKSHFNNEK; the protein is encoded by the coding sequence ATGACATTTTCTTTCAAGCCCTTATCTTCCCCTTTCTTTTTAGGGATTTTCTTTCTTCTTGCAGGGATTTTTGCCTTTGGGACGGCGCAATTTCTACAGCATGTCCTCTACCTTGTCCCTTGCGAGCTCTGCTATCTGGAACGAAAACCTTGGATTGTTTTAAGCCTTACCGGTTTACTTATTCTTTTTTTCAAGGATCGTGGCTTTCCATTTTTTGTCACACTTGGATGCTTAACGCTTGTTGCCTCTCTGGGATTAGGCTTTCTACATATTGGTGTTGAACAAGGCTGGTGGGAAAGCCCTTTTGCTTCTTGCTCTGCACAGACAAGTCTTTACACCCATACGCATCTCAATCTTATCAAGGATTTACCTGACTTGCCGGCAAAGCCGTGTGACACACCAGACTATCTTTTTGGTCTTCCCCTCACATTATGGGGATTTATTTATAGTCTGCTCACACTTCTAGGGACTTTTCTTCTCATCTTTGCAAAATCTCATTTCAATAACGAAAAATAA
- a CDS encoding DUF2155 domain-containing protein translates to MSNIPPNFTWRDENGDKLECSEKLRLLHENEMELTQMTQDVFEDGLAMGVSKENMNEAMKKLLLYLAAGFGLLTLFLNTPAIAQTQDTTPSSSVLPQGSGQSPSIPAASPLPTSTTETQNKETTSPPAPATPTTPTLPMRATPETPPALLPAPLIYPATSWEGRSIGEIRILDRVTSETKELEIPVGTTVTFHRLTLRLYACNQKPAGLPADTAIRLGLSEIPLKTNEDGEVPLQRQFEGWFLAAEPAVNIYPSPLYSIQAVRCTGEPVAPKLSPLVSSKPVTTPLQDTSAPITNSVAPPTDPTEQATLTPGTPPPGNLTLPPAKATDLPFASNPAEDTSKKKKKHKHHHHEKSKDRSATASEGTLNPIGAPSATNANAAT, encoded by the coding sequence ATGTCGAATATACCCCCAAACTTCACTTGGCGAGATGAAAACGGTGATAAGCTGGAATGCAGCGAAAAGCTTCGCCTTCTCCATGAGAATGAAATGGAACTGACTCAAATGACACAAGATGTTTTTGAGGATGGTCTGGCTATGGGCGTTTCTAAAGAAAATATGAACGAAGCAATGAAAAAGCTTCTCCTTTATCTTGCTGCCGGTTTTGGCCTTCTTACGCTTTTCTTAAACACGCCAGCCATTGCACAAACACAAGACACAACGCCATCATCTTCTGTTTTGCCTCAAGGTTCGGGACAATCACCCTCCATTCCTGCTGCCTCTCCGCTCCCCACAAGCACCACTGAGACACAAAATAAAGAAACGACATCCCCGCCTGCACCAGCTACGCCAACGACACCAACATTGCCTATGCGTGCCACGCCGGAAACACCACCGGCATTACTTCCGGCACCTTTGATCTATCCTGCCACTAGCTGGGAAGGGCGCTCTATCGGTGAAATCCGCATCTTAGATCGTGTGACTTCTGAAACCAAAGAACTTGAAATCCCAGTCGGTACAACGGTTACTTTCCATCGCCTCACCTTACGGCTTTACGCCTGCAATCAGAAACCGGCTGGTCTTCCGGCTGATACGGCGATCCGATTAGGACTCTCAGAAATTCCACTCAAGACGAATGAAGATGGTGAAGTGCCTTTGCAACGGCAATTCGAAGGATGGTTCTTGGCCGCAGAACCTGCTGTCAATATTTATCCCAGCCCCTTATATAGTATTCAGGCTGTCCGCTGCACAGGAGAACCAGTAGCACCCAAGCTTTCCCCTCTCGTTTCCTCAAAACCTGTGACAACACCTCTTCAGGACACTTCTGCGCCTATAACAAATTCTGTCGCACCCCCTACTGACCCTACAGAACAGGCGACTTTGACACCGGGGACACCGCCACCTGGAAATCTCACCTTACCGCCAGCTAAGGCCACTGATCTTCCTTTTGCTTCAAATCCGGCAGAAGACACATCTAAAAAGAAGAAAAAACACAAACATCACCACCACGAAAAGTCAAAAGATCGTAGTGCCACCGCTTCAGAGGGAACTTTAAATCCAATTGGAGCGCCTTCAGCAACGAACGCAAACGCCGCCACATGA
- a CDS encoding outer membrane lipid asymmetry maintenance protein MlaD, protein MSFFPVTKTTQNFWEIVTGFLLILIAGLIAFTAFSSFHHRSLRHYSLSAVFPRVDGLEIGSDIRLAGVKVGTVQKIFIDPKTWQAHADFSLQKEILLPIDSNAIITSDSLLGGKYIALTPGAETKILQPHQVISDTQGTVSLEELISKFVFSAGEKDSAPPPSKHS, encoded by the coding sequence ATGTCTTTTTTCCCAGTTACGAAAACCACACAAAATTTTTGGGAAATTGTGACAGGATTTTTACTCATTTTAATTGCCGGTCTGATTGCTTTTACGGCTTTTTCTTCTTTTCACCACCGCTCTCTGAGACATTATTCGCTCTCAGCCGTTTTCCCACGGGTTGATGGATTAGAGATAGGCTCTGATATTCGTCTAGCAGGCGTAAAAGTTGGAACTGTTCAAAAAATTTTCATTGATCCGAAAACATGGCAAGCACATGCGGATTTTTCCTTGCAAAAAGAAATCTTACTGCCCATTGATTCAAATGCCATTATCACGTCGGATTCTCTTTTGGGCGGCAAATATATTGCCTTAACCCCAGGCGCAGAAACAAAAATTCTACAGCCGCATCAAGTCATTTCAGATACCCAAGGTACAGTTAGCCTTGAAGAACTCATTAGTAAGTTTGTCTTTTCCGCCGGTGAAAAAGATTCTGCGCCCCCCCCTTCAAAACATTCTTAA